GGCATCAAGTACCAGACCATGGGCACCGGTTACGTCCGCTCCATGGAGGACGGCAACGGCAACGCCGCGCTCATCCTCGGCAAGGAGCAGGCCCGCACCCTGACCCTGTGGGACTACGACTCCACCAGCAGCGACGACAAGCTGGGCGCCACGCTCGTCACCGGCAGCGAGGTCGGCGCCGAGACCCAGTGGCGCACGGTCGAGGGCTCCGGCGGCATCTACGTCATCGGCTACCGGGTCGTCGACATCTGACAGGCGGTCACCACGTGAGGAAGGGCCGTGCCGGGCGACCGGCACGGCCCTTCCCCGCGTCCCGGCTCAGTCCCCGTCGGGCGCGTGCAGCTCGCCCGAGCGCGCCACCCGCGCGTACCAGCGGGCGCTGGACTTCGGCGTGCGCTCCAGGGTGTCGTAGTCCACCCGGACCGCGCCGAACCGCTTCGCGTAGCCGTACGCCCACTCGAAGTTGTCGAGCAGCGACCAGAGGAAGTAACCGCGCACGTCCACCCCGTCCGACAGCGCCCGGTGCACCGCCTCCAGATGCGCGTGCACATAGGCGGCGCGTTCCGGGTCGTGCACCGAACCGTCCGGGCCGACCACGTCCTCGTACGCCGCCCCGTTCTCGCTGATCACCAGCGGGAGTTCGGGGTATGCGGCGGAGACCCGGGTCAGCAGGTCGTACAGCGCGCTCGGGTCGACCGCCCAGCCCATCGCCGTCGACTCGCCCGGCGCCCGGTGGAAGGCGACCCGGTCCGCACCCGGCCACGGCGAGTGCTCGCTGTGCCCGTGGCCGTCGTCCTGCGGCTTCTCCGCACCCTCCGGGACGTGCGAAACGACCGTCGGCGTGTAGTAGTTGATCGCCAGCAGGTCCAGCGGCTGGTTCGCCGTCGCCGTGTCGCCGTCCCGGACGAAGGACCAGTCGGTCAGGTGCGCGGTGTCGGCGAGCAGGTCCTCCGGGTAGGCGCCCTCCAGCATCGGGCCCAGCCAGACCCGGTTGCCGACGGCGTCGATGCGGCGGGCCGCGTCCAGGTCCTCGGCCGAAGCGGTCAGCGGCCGGATCTCGTGCAGGTTGAGCGAGACCGCGAGCTGCCGGTCCGCCGGCAGCGCGGCACGCAGCGCCTGGACCGCGAGGCCGTGCCCGAGGTTGAGGTGGTGGGCGGCGCGCAGTGCGGCCACCGGGTCGGTGCGGC
The DNA window shown above is from Streptomyces vietnamensis and carries:
- a CDS encoding GH1 family beta-glucosidase; this translates as MTAPETRPLTAVRSFPADFLWGTATAAYQIEGAAAEDGRTPSIWDTFSHTPGKVFGGHTGDVAVDHYHRFREDVGIMAELGLNAYRFSVSWSRVQPTGRGPAVQRGLDFYRRLVDELLAAGIEPALTLYHWDLPQELEDAGGWPERSTAERFAEYAGIVADAVGDRVKRWTTLNEPWCSAFLGYGSGVHAPGRTDPVAALRAAHHLNLGHGLAVQALRAALPADRQLAVSLNLHEIRPLTASAEDLDAARRIDAVGNRVWLGPMLEGAYPEDLLADTAHLTDWSFVRDGDTATANQPLDLLAINYYTPTVVSHVPEGAEKPQDDGHGHSEHSPWPGADRVAFHRAPGESTAMGWAVDPSALYDLLTRVSAAYPELPLVISENGAAYEDVVGPDGSVHDPERAAYVHAHLEAVHRALSDGVDVRGYFLWSLLDNFEWAYGYAKRFGAVRVDYDTLERTPKSSARWYARVARSGELHAPDGD